In the Clostridium beijerinckii genome, one interval contains:
- the arsA gene encoding arsenical pump-driving ATPase translates to MLKLFDIEKLNLTKYLFFTGKGGVGKTSTACAVAVNLADQGKKIMLVSTDPASNLQDVFNTELNNKGIQIKEVPNLTVANFEPEAAAAEYRESVIAPYRGKLPQAVIDNMEEQLSGSCTVEIAAFNEFSAMITDEKVFNEYDHIIFDTAPTGHTLRMLQLPSAWSDFINESTHGASCLGQLAGLEEKKEMYKSAVDTLADGEKTTLVLVSRPETSPLKEAERASSELQEIGVNNQILVINGVLQNHDDELSSAIYEKQQKALSNMPPKFKDIETFEIPLRPYNITGLENVRAFLKKDYIKISEESLNAVAMPKLKDVIEDLYNSSKKVIFTMGKGGVGKTTIAAAIALGLAKKGKKVHLTTTDPAAHLKFVLDESYGISLSNIDEKEELEKYRQEVIGKARENNMTDEDIEYIEEDLRSPCTQEIAVFRAFAEIVERSENEVVVIDTAPTGHTLLLLDSTESYNKEISRSEGDIPESVIKLLPRLRNESETEVVIVTLAETTPVYEAMRLQKDLDRAQIHSKWWIINSSLYATDTTNEILKVKASNEIQWINKVDEISNGNFAVIEWKAEDVRGNNLINLIQ, encoded by the coding sequence TTTAGCGGATCAAGGAAAAAAGATTATGCTTGTAAGTACTGATCCAGCATCAAATCTTCAAGATGTATTTAATACAGAGTTAAATAATAAAGGCATTCAAATAAAGGAAGTCCCAAACTTAACTGTTGCAAATTTTGAACCAGAAGCTGCAGCGGCTGAATATAGGGAAAGTGTAATAGCTCCATATAGAGGAAAGTTACCACAAGCAGTAATAGATAATATGGAAGAACAATTATCAGGTTCATGTACTGTTGAAATTGCAGCATTTAATGAGTTCTCAGCTATGATAACTGATGAAAAAGTATTCAATGAATATGATCATATCATTTTTGATACTGCACCAACAGGGCATACCTTAAGAATGTTACAATTACCTTCTGCATGGAGTGATTTTATTAATGAAAGCACTCATGGAGCATCATGCTTAGGCCAGCTTGCAGGACTTGAAGAAAAGAAAGAGATGTACAAAAGTGCAGTAGATACTTTGGCTGATGGAGAGAAAACAACGCTTGTACTTGTATCTCGTCCTGAAACTTCTCCACTAAAAGAGGCAGAAAGAGCTTCTAGTGAACTTCAAGAAATAGGAGTAAACAATCAAATATTAGTTATAAATGGTGTACTTCAAAATCATGATGATGAACTCTCAAGTGCTATTTATGAAAAGCAGCAAAAAGCTTTAAGTAATATGCCACCTAAATTTAAGGATATCGAAACTTTTGAAATTCCTCTAAGACCTTATAATATAACTGGGCTTGAAAACGTAAGAGCTTTCCTTAAAAAAGATTATATTAAAATTAGTGAGGAATCTTTAAATGCAGTGGCTATGCCAAAATTAAAAGATGTCATTGAGGATCTATATAATAGCAGCAAAAAAGTTATTTTTACAATGGGTAAAGGTGGAGTTGGTAAGACAACTATAGCAGCAGCTATAGCACTAGGACTTGCAAAAAAGGGTAAGAAGGTTCACTTAACAACAACAGATCCAGCTGCTCACTTGAAATTTGTATTAGATGAAAGCTATGGAATATCTTTGAGTAACATTGACGAAAAAGAAGAACTCGAAAAGTACAGACAAGAAGTTATAGGTAAGGCAAGAGAAAACAATATGACTGATGAAGATATCGAATATATTGAAGAAGATTTAAGATCGCCTTGTACTCAAGAAATAGCAGTATTTAGAGCTTTTGCTGAAATTGTTGAAAGATCAGAAAATGAAGTTGTAGTAATAGATACAGCGCCAACAGGCCATACTTTACTTCTTTTAGATTCAACAGAAAGTTATAATAAAGAAATTTCTAGATCAGAAGGAGATATACCAGAGTCAGTAATAAAATTATTGCCTAGATTAAGAAATGAAAGTGAAACTGAAGTAGTTATAGTAACTTTGGCTGAAACAACTCCTGTTTATGAAGCCATGAGACTTCAAAAGGATTTAGATAGGGCTCAGATTCATAGCAAATGGTGGATAATCAATTCAAGTCTTTATGCAACTGATACAACCAATGAAATCTTAAAGGTAAAGGCAAGTAATGAAATTCAGTGGATTAACAAAGTTGATGAAATTTCTAATGGAAACTTTGCGGTAATAGAATGGAAGGCAGAAGACGTAAGAGGAAATAACTTAAT